The Pseudomonas viciae genomic interval CGTTTTCCACCCCGGAGCGCACCCTGTATAAATTCAACCCGCTGTCGCAAATGACCAGCGAAGAAGTCTGGGGCTACATCCGCATGCTGGAGCTGCCCTACAACAGCCTGCACGAGCGCGGCTTTATCAGCATCGGCTGCGAGCCCTGCACCCGCCCGGTACTGCCGAACCAGCACGAACGCGAAGGCCGTTGGTGGTGGGAAGAAGCCACGCAGAAAGAATGCGGGCTGCACGCCGGGAACATCATCGCCAAATCCAAGACCGTCTAAGCGTCCGCCGCACCCTGTGCACAAAAATGTCACTACAAGTGGCATTTTTGTGTGCAATTATTCCGTTACTGCCCCCAAAGGTTACACACACCTTCCCGTCTCGCCTGCCCTTCCAACTCCACTGGCGTTCGCCCAAAAATAAATACCTGTTTAAATGGTCAGTTTTAAATCACGGTATTTCAGTTAGTTACCCAAAGATCATAACGAAACGAAATTTGCGCTTCTTCGAATAGATCCGTAAGTGGCATAGATCTGGCTTGAGTCGACACATGTTTTGTATACAACTTATATAAAACATACACACACTTTAGATCCGCAAGCCTGAAGCGCCCTATCCCGTACAGGCTGCAGATGCCCCGTAACCAATGATGCTCACCCGCCGCGACGAAGATTTGTCGAGCCTCGCGCTCATGCACAGTCATCGCGGCCGAGAATCAGGAGCCTGCCGGAATGCGTACAAGTCTCTCCAATAACATCGCGCTGGATCTGCCCTCCTCCACCACTGCCCTTGATGATAAAACCCCGGCCCCCCTGGCCTTGAGCCCGCGGCTGCATAACAAGGACCTGGCGCCGACCAAAGTCGAAGGTCGCCGCTGGGGCCGCTACAGCATCTTTGCCCTATGGACCAACGACGTACACAACATTGCCAACTATTCCTTCGCCATCGGCCTGTATGCGCTGGGCCTGGGTGGCTGGCAGATCCTGCTGTCCCTGGGGATCGGGGCGACGTTGGTGTATGGCTTCATGAACCTGTCCGGCTATATGGGACAAAAAACCGGGGTGCCGTTTCCGGTGATCAGCCGGATCAGTTTCGGTATACACGGGGCGCAAATTCCTGCCTTGATCAGGGCCGTCATCGCCATTGCCTGGTTCGGTATTCAGACGTACCTGGCGTCCGTGGTCTTGCGGGTATTACTCACCGCGATCCACCCCGGTTTCGCCGACTACGACCACGATTCGATCCTCGGCTTGTCGAGCCTGGGCTGGGTGTGTTTCGTGGCGATCTGGTTCGTGCAACTGGTGATCCTGGCCTACGGTATGGAAATGGTACGCCGTTACGAAGGGTTTGCCGGGCCGGTGATCCTGGTGACCGTCGCGGCCCTGGCCGGTTGGATGTACACCCAAGCCAACGCCACCATTGCCTGGTCGATCCGCGAGCCCCTGAGCGGTGGCGAAATGTGGCGCAACATCTTTGCCGGCGGCGCGCTGTGGCTGTCGATCTACGGCACCTTGATTCTCAATTTCTGCGACTTCGCCCGCTCCTCGCCGTGCCGCCGGACCATCGTCGTCGGCAATTTCTGGGGCCTGCCGGTGAACATCCTGGTGTTTGCCGGAATTACCATCCTGCTCTGCGGTGCGCAGTTCCAGATCAACGGGCAAATCATCGAAAGCCCGACGCAGGTCATCGCCTCGATCCCCAACACCTTCTTCCTGGTGCTCGGTTGCCTGGCATTCCTGATCGTCACCGTGGCCGTGAACATCATGGCCAACTTCGTCGCCCCGGCCTTCGTGCTCAGCAACCTGGCGCCCAAGTACCTGACCTTCCGCCGCGCCGGGTTGATCAGCGCCGCCATTGCCGTGCTGATCCTGCCGTGGAATCTCTACAACAGCCCGCTGGTGATCGTGTATTTCCTGTCCGGCCTCGGCGCCCTGCTCGGGCCACTGTACGGCGTGATCATGGTCGACTACTGGCTGGTGCGAAAAGGCCGCATCAACGTGCCGCAACTGTACAGCGAGGACCCGAACGGTGCGTATTTCTACAGCAATGGGGTCAACCTCCGCGCGGTGGTGGCGTTTATCCCGGCGGCCCTGATCGCGATTATCCTGGCGCTGGTGCCCGGTTTCGACAGCGTTTCACCGTTCTCCTGGCTGATTGGCGCTTCGATTGCAGGGTTGCTGTACCTGATCATCGCCAAGCGCCAAGCGTATTACGAAGATGTCAGCGGCGAATCCATTGCGGTGGATAACGTCAGTCATTAATTGAATTGGCTCGCAACGGCCCGCCAGGTTCGGGCCGCTTATTTTCTATGTAAAGGAGGACAGCTCATGCGAATTCTCGTGGTCAACGTCAACACCACCGAATCCATCACCCAAGCCATCGCCCGGCAGGCCCAGGCCGTGGCCGCGCCCGGCACCGAGATCGTCGGACTCACGCCGCATTTCGGTGCCGACTCCATCGAAGGCAATTTTGAAAGCTATCTGGCCGCCATTGCGGTGATGGACCGAGTGATGTCCTACGACCAGCCATTCGACGCGGTGATCCAGGCCGGTTACGGCGAACATGGTCGTGAGGGCTTGCAGGAACTGCTGAACGTGCCGGTGGTGGACATCACCGACGCTGGCGCCAGCACCGCGATGTTCCTCGGTCATGCCTATTCGGTGGTTACCACCCTGGACCGCACCGTGCCGCTGATCGAAGACCGCCTCAAGCTCTCCGGCCTGTTCGACCGCTGCGCCTCGGTGCGGGCCAGCGGCCTGGCGGTGCTGGAGCTCGAACAAGACCCACAACGGGCGGTTGAAGCCATCGTCCGGCAGGCCGAACTGGCCGTCAGCCAGGATAAGGCCGAGGTGATCTGCCTGGGCTGCGGCGGCATGGCCGGGCTCGATGAGCAAATCCGCCAGCGCACCGGCGTGCCAGTGGTCGATGGCGTGACCGCGGCGGTGACCATCGCCGAATCCCTGGTGCGGCTGGGGTTGTCGACTTCGAAAGTGCGCACCTATGCGACACCTCGGCCCAAGACCATCATTGGCTGGCCGGGGCGGTTTGGGCGGTGAGTTCACGGCTTTAGACCGCATCGCCCCCTTCGCGAGCAAGCCCGCTCCCACATTGAATTGTGCTGATCATGAGATTTGTGTACGACACAGATCCATTGTGGGAGCGGGCTTGCTCGCGAAGGCCGCGCCTCGGTCTGGAGCCCAGCTCATACCGCGCTAAACCGCGCCCCCAACCCCTGCGCGGCAAACTGCTCGATGATGAAGTCCACA includes:
- a CDS encoding NCS1 family nucleobase:cation symporter-1, coding for MRTSLSNNIALDLPSSTTALDDKTPAPLALSPRLHNKDLAPTKVEGRRWGRYSIFALWTNDVHNIANYSFAIGLYALGLGGWQILLSLGIGATLVYGFMNLSGYMGQKTGVPFPVISRISFGIHGAQIPALIRAVIAIAWFGIQTYLASVVLRVLLTAIHPGFADYDHDSILGLSSLGWVCFVAIWFVQLVILAYGMEMVRRYEGFAGPVILVTVAALAGWMYTQANATIAWSIREPLSGGEMWRNIFAGGALWLSIYGTLILNFCDFARSSPCRRTIVVGNFWGLPVNILVFAGITILLCGAQFQINGQIIESPTQVIASIPNTFFLVLGCLAFLIVTVAVNIMANFVAPAFVLSNLAPKYLTFRRAGLISAAIAVLILPWNLYNSPLVIVYFLSGLGALLGPLYGVIMVDYWLVRKGRINVPQLYSEDPNGAYFYSNGVNLRAVVAFIPAALIAIILALVPGFDSVSPFSWLIGASIAGLLYLIIAKRQAYYEDVSGESIAVDNVSH
- a CDS encoding aspartate/glutamate racemase family protein; the encoded protein is MRILVVNVNTTESITQAIARQAQAVAAPGTEIVGLTPHFGADSIEGNFESYLAAIAVMDRVMSYDQPFDAVIQAGYGEHGREGLQELLNVPVVDITDAGASTAMFLGHAYSVVTTLDRTVPLIEDRLKLSGLFDRCASVRASGLAVLELEQDPQRAVEAIVRQAELAVSQDKAEVICLGCGGMAGLDEQIRQRTGVPVVDGVTAAVTIAESLVRLGLSTSKVRTYATPRPKTIIGWPGRFGR